The window GCTGGAGCGCGGCGAACAATCGCTGCTGTTCCTCAACCGGCGCGGCTATGCCCCCCTCACCTTGTGCCGCAACTGCGGCCACCGCTTCCAGTGCAGCCACTGTACCGCCTGGCTGGTCGAGCACCGCTTCAGCCAGCGCCTCGCCTGCCACCATTGCGGCCACGAGGAACCCGTACCCGACGCGTGTCCGGAATGCAGCGCGAAGGATTGCCTCGTCGCCTGCGGCCCCGGCGTCGAACGCATTGCCGACGAGGTCGCCGAGATCTTCCCCGAAGCGCGCGTCGCCCTGATTACCTCGGACACGATGAACAGCCCCGAGGCCATCGCCGAATTCGTGGCCAAGGCCGAGAACAAGGCCATCGACGTGATCGTGGGCACCCAGCTGGTGACCAAAGGCTACCACTTCCCGGACCTGACACTGGTCGGCGTGATCGATGCGGACCTTGGCCTGGAAGGCGGCGACCTGCGCGCGGCCGAGCGCACCTACCAGCAGGTCGCCCAGGTCGCGGGGCGTGCCGGACGCGGCGAGAAGCCGGGCGAAGTGCTCATCCAGACGCGCCACCCCGAAGCACCCGTCATCGCCGCGCTTGCAGCCGGTGACCGTGACGCCTTCTACGATGCCGAGACCGAAGCCCGCCGCGACGCGGGCGCGCCGCCCTTCGGCCGCTGGGCTGCGATCATCGTCTCCTCGGAGGACATGGCCGAAGCCCGCGATGCGGCCCGCGCCATCGGCGGCACCGCGCCCGACCTACCCGACATGCTCGTACTGGGCCCTGCCCCCGCGCCGCTCTCGCTCCTGCGCGGGCGGCATCGCTTTCGACTTCTGATCAATGCGCGCCGTTCGGCCCAGCTCCAGAAGATCGTGCGCGCCTGGCTCGGACCGCTCGACTTTCCCAAGGGAGTGCGCGTCCACGTCGACGTCGACCCCTACAGCTTCGTCTGAGCGGCAGGGCAACTCTCCGACGGACGAACAGGTCACGAATTTGCAGACCGAATGAACGCACCCCACCGCCCCACGCGCTCCAGGTCTCCACGTTCATCTCGTATTCACCCGATTCCCCGAGCAACCCGGACCGCACCCCAGACGAAAGGATAATGTTGCCAGCTGCGAAGTTGCGCGCCGCGCGCTGCAATTTGCAACTTGCGGCACGCCCGCCCCACCAAACCGGCAACGAAATTCAGAAGGCCTGACGACGAATTGGCACGCACCACCGTGTAATTCCCTAGAATTTCCAGATCACTGAGCGCCCTCCCCGCGGTAATTGGATATCGCCCTCACGCAGGACTGCACCGACTACTGTGAACGTTACCCTTTGGCAGCGACTGCGGCTAAGTTCCCACATCAACGTGGGCTCGTGTGCCGGGGTGCCTTGCATAGTCGCATTATCGTCGCTATGCGCGCCCCGTCTGCAGGCCGGGGGGACGTGCACAACAGGTTCCCCGTTCAGTGCCTCAGCCCACCCGATGTAAGGATAGGACACGCGTGGAGAACTCCGGCGGAATCAAGGCCAGCTTGCAAGGACGGTACGCTTCGGCGCTGTTCGAACTTGCCAGCGAAAACGGCACCGTAACGACAGTCGAAAGCGACCTCGACAAGACCGCTCAGGCGATTGCCGAGAACGAGGACCTCGCCGGCCTGATTCGGAATCCCGAAGTCAGCCGCAAGGATGCCGCCAAGGCGATGAACGCCGTGGCCGACATCCTGGGCCTGTCCCCGGTAAGCAAGAACTTCCTGGGCGTGCTGGCGGACAACCGTCGCCTCTCGGCCCTGCCCGAAATCATCCGGGCCTTCAGCGCGATTGCCGCTGCGCAGCGCGGCGAGGCAACGGCCGAAGTCACTTCGGCCCATGCGCTCGACGACCTGCAGGTCGAGCAGCTTCGCCAGAAGCTGGAAGCGCGTGAAGGCCGCAACGTAAAAATCAAGACGAGCGTCGATCCGGACCTTCTTGGCGGCCTTGTCGTCACGATCGGTTCGAAGCGTATTGACAGCTCGATCCGCACCCGTCTCAATTCGCTCGCCCAGGCCATGAAGGGCTGAAGAAAGGCATTAGAATGGATATCCGCGCAGCAGAAATCTCGAAGGTCATCAAGGACCAGATTGCCAACTTCGGCACCGAAGCTCAGGTTTCGGAAGTGGGCAAGGTGCTCTCCGTCGGTGACGGTATTGCCCGCATTCATGGCCTCGACCAGTGCCAGGCTGGCGAAATGGTCGAATTCGCCAACGGCGTGCAGGGCATGGCGCTCAACCTCGAAGCCGACAACGTCGGCGTCGTGATCTTCGGCTCGGACGCCGAGATCAAGGAAGGCGACACCGTCAAGCGCACCGGCACCATCGTCGACGTGCCGACCGGCAAGGGCCTGCTCGGCCGCGTCGTCGACGCACTTGGCAACCCGATCGATGGCAAGGGCCCGATCATGTACACCGAGCGCCGCCGCGTGGAATCGAAGGCTCCGGGCATCATCCCGCGCAAGTCGGTGCACGAGCCCGTGCAGACCGGCCTCAAGGCCATCGACGCCCTCGTTCCCGTCGGCCGTGGCCAGCGTGAGCTGATCATCGGTGACCGTCAGACCGGCAAGACCGCCGTCGCCATCGACACCTTCATCAACCAGAAGGGTCCGAACCAGAGCGACGACGAGAACAAGAAGCTCTACTGCATCTACGTCGCCGTCGGCCAGAAGCGCTCGACCGTCGCGCAGATCGTCCGTCAGCTCGAAGAGAACGGCGCGATGGAATACTCCATCGTCATCGCCGCGACCGCTTCGGAGCCGGCTCCGCTGCAGTACCTCGCGCCCTACACCGGTGCCGCGATGGGTGAGTTCTTCCGCGACAACGGCATGCACGCCGTGATCGTGTACGACGACCTTTCCAAGCAGGCCGTTGCCTACCGTCAGATGTCGCTGCTCCTTCGCCGCCCCCCGGGCCGCGAAGCCTATCCCGGCGACGTGTTCTATCTCCACAGCCGTCTCCTCGAGCGCGCTGCGAAGATGAGCGACGAGATGGGTGCCGGCTCGCTGACCGCGCTGCCGATCATCGAAACCCAGGCGGGCGACGTCTCGGCCTACATTCCGACCAACGTGATCTCGATCACCGACGGCCAGATCTTCCTTGAAACCGGCCTGTTCTACCAGGGCGTGCGTCCGGCCATCAACGTCGGCCTGTCGGTCAGCCGCGTCGGCGGTTCGGCCCAGACCAAGGCGATGAAGAAGGTTGCCGGCTCGATCAAGCTCGAGCTCGCGCAGTACCGCGAAATGGCGGCCTTCGCGCAGTTCGGCTCGGACCTCGACGCCTCGACCCAGAAGCTCCTCAATCGCGGTGCGCGCCTGACCGAGCTGCTCAAGCAGCCCCAGTTCTCGCCGCTCCCGTTCGAAGAGCAGACCGTGTCGATCTTCGCGGGCACCAACGGCTACCTCGACAGCGTCGCTGTCGGCGACGTCGTGCGCTACGAAGCCGAGATGCTCAGCTTCATGCGTTCGGAGCACGCCGAGGTTCTGGCCGAGATCCGCGAGAGCAAGAAGTTCGAGGGCGAGGTGAAGGACAAGACCGTCGCCGCGCTCGACAAGTTCGCCAAGACCTTCGCGTAAGCCCTGCGTCGCCCCGGTGAAAGCCGGGGCCGCACCCGGCACGACGCAAGTCCTGCCGCACACGATCCCGGCTCTGTCCGGGATGACGAATGGAGAAAATTGAGTGGCATCGCTCAAGGAACTCAAGGGCCGGATCAACTCGGTCAAGTCGACCCAGAAGATCACGAAGGCCAAGCAGATGGTCGCCGCGGCCAAGCTGCGCAAGGCACAGGAAGCCGCCGAACAGGCGCGCCCCTATGCCGCTCGCCTCGCCGAGGTGATGGGCTCGCTCGCGAGCAAGGTCACGATCAGCGAGAACAGCCCCAAGCTCCTTGCTGGGACCGGCAGCGACCAGGTTCATCTCCTTGTCGTCGCCAACTCGGACAAGGGTCTGTGCGGCGCGTTCAACTCGAACATCGTGAAGGCCGCGGTCCAGAAGGCGCGCAAACTCGAAGCTGAGGGCAAGACCGTGCTGTTCTACCTCGTGGGCCGCAAGGGCCGCGCGGTGATCAAGCGCGAATTCCCCAAGCAGATCGAGCACATGTTCGACACGACCGACGTGCGCAATCCCGGCTTCGACGAAGCCGAGAAGATCGCGGACGAACTCGTTGCCCTCTACGAAAAGGGCAAGTTCGACGTCGCGCATCTGTTCTTCGCGAAGTTCCGCTCGGCGCTGGTCCAGGAGCCGACCGGTCAGCAGATCATCCCCGTTCCCACGCCTGAGGCTGCCGCTGCGACGGCCGGTCAGGACGCGGTGACCGAGTATGAGCCGGAAGAGGAAGAAATCCTCGCCGCGCTGCTGCCGCGTTACCTCAAGACCCAGCTCTTCGGTGCCCTGCTGGAGAACGCCGCATCCGAACAGGGTGCGTCGATGACGGCCATGGACAACGCCACGCGCAACGCAGGCGACCTGATCCAGAAGCTGACCATCCAGTACAACCGCAGCCGCCAGGCCGCGATCACCACCGAACTCGTTGAAATTATCGCGGGCGCGGAAGCGCTCTAAGACATCGCAGGCAAGGAAACCTCAAATGGCCACTGCACCCGTGCTTAACCAGACTACCGCTGGCAAGATCAGCCAGGTCATCGGCGCCGTCGTCGACGTCATCTTCGAAGGCGAACTGCCCCCCATCCTCACCGCGCTCGAGACCGAGAACAACGGCCAGAAGCTGGTTCTCGAAGTCGCGCAGCACCTCGGTGAGAACACCGTGCGCACCATCGCCATGGACGGCACCGACGGCCTCACCCGCGGCCAGAACGTGACCTCGACCGGCAAGCAGATCTCGGTGCCGGTTGGCCCCAAGACGCTCGGCCGCATCATGAACGTCGTGGGCGATCCCATCGACGAACGTGGCCCGATCGGTTCGGACATGCACGCGGCGATCCACGCCGAAGCGCCCCCGTTCATCGAGCAGTCGACCGAAGCGGCCATCCTCGTGACGGGCATCAAGGTCATCGACCTTCTCGCTCCCTACGCCAAGGGCGGCAAGATCGGCCTGTTCGGCGGCGCGGGCGTGGGCAAGACCGTGCTCATCCAGGAGCTCATCAACAACATCGCGAAGGGCCACGGCGGCGTGTCCGTGTTCGCCGGTGTGGGTGAGCGTACCCGTGAAGGTAACGACCTCTACCACGAATTCCTCGACGCTGGCGTTATCGCCAAGGACGCCGAAGGCAACGCGATCTCCGACGGCTCGAAGGTCGCCCTCGTCTTCGGTCAGATGAACGAGCCCCCGGGCGCCCGTGCCCGCGTCGCGCTCTCGGGCCTGACCATGGCCGAGTACTTCCGTGACCAGGAAGGCCAGGACGTTCTCTTCTTCGTCGACAACATCTTCCGCTTCACCCAGGCTGGCGCCGAAGTGTCGGCTCTCCTTGGCCGTATTCCTTCGGCCGTGGGCTACCAGCCGACCCTGTCGACCGACATGGGCCAGCTGCAGGAGCGCATCACCTCGACGACCAAGGGCTCGATCACCTCGGTCCAGGCCATCTACGTCCCCGCGGACGACCTTACCGACCCGGCTCCGGCTACCTCGTTCGCCCACCTTGACGCGACGACCACGCTGAACCGTGCGATCTCGGAGCTGGGCATCTACCCGGCCGTCGACCCGCTCGACTCGACCAGCCGCGTTCTCGAACCGCGCGTTGTCGGCACCGAGCACTACGAGACCGCCCGCGCCGTCCAGGAAATCCTGCAGAAGTACAAGTCGCTGCAGGACATCATCGCCATTCTCGGCATGGACGAGCTCTCGGAAGAGGACAAGCTGACGGTCGCCCGCGCCCGTAAGATCCAGCGCTTCCTTTCGCAGCCGTTCCACGTCGCCGAGGTCTTCACCGGCATCTCGGGCAAGTTCGTCCAGCTCGAAGACACCGTGAAGTCGTTCAAGGCCGTCGTCGAAGGCGAATACGACCACCTCCCCGAAGCGGCCTTCTACATGGTCGGCGGCATCGAGGAAGCGGTTGCCAAGGCGAAGAAGCTGGCAGAAGACGCCTAAGGAATTCGCTCGGAGCCCGGCACCGTCCCGCAAGGTTCAGGTGCCGGGTCCAGCCTTTTCCTGAAGGCATGCCCGACAGGGCCATTCCCGCCCCTCGGGCCCTCTTCCAAGCGCAAGGAAACGCATCATGGCACTGCATTTCGAACTCGTGACGCCGGCGAAGCTCGTTCGCTCGGAGGACGTCCACATGGTCGTCGTCCCCGGCACCGAAGGTGAGTTCGGTGTTCTTGCCGGTCACGCCCCCTTCATGTCGACCGTCGCCGATGGCGCGATCAAGGTCTACAAGACCGAGAACGGCATTCCCGAAGAGATCGTGATCTCGGGCGGCTTTGCCGAAGTCGGCGACAAGGGCCTGACCGTCCTGGCCGAACACGTCGAGAACTGATCCTCCGCGATCATCTCGCCATCTTACGCGAAAAGGGCGCCCCGGATGTCCGGCGGCGCCCTTTTCGCATTCCGCGCAGATGCCTGAATTTTCCGAGGGGCCATCTTGCCCCGAACTAAGCCAGCTCACCGTTCTCAGCCAGGACCGCATGCGAAAGGTGACCCAGACAGTTTGGGGAGCCCGAGGGCGATGGCCCTCGGACCTATTATCTTACTCCTTCCGTAACACACCTCCCACAATGTCACTTCTTCCGCCGCGTGGGCGCGTGAAAATCGGAAGGCTTGTTCGATATCCAGGCCAGGAAGCGTGCGATCTCGGCCTGGCCGCGCAGCGCCTCGACGTTCTCTCCGATCCGCGCGAGTTCGGCGTTGCTGAACGTCACGTGCAGCGTGCGATGGCAGATCGGATGGACGGGCCGCGTCGCGCGCCCTCCCCGGCTCTTGGGGACCGGGTGGTGCCATTCCACCTTTCGTCCCAGTTCGCGCAGGCACAGCCAGCAGGTCTTATCCGCGTTGTCCATGCCCCCAATCTAGGGTTCGCCGCGCGGCTTGCCAGTCCCTCCCTTCTCCCGACGCATTAGGGAGTTATCAAAATTTCAACCTTAATCTCCCACCTGAAACATGGAAATTCGCCCGGCGCCAGACCGGGCCATGGATACTAGGGTTGACGATACGATGACGGCATTCGGGCGGCGCAGTGGGATCGGACAGGGTACGCGTCCAGCTTTCGGGGTGGCCAAACCCCTGAAGGGTGGAGCAGGCGCCAAGGACCAGCAAGCTCCGGCTCCCGGTTCCGCGCCCGTCCCGGGCAACGATGCCCCGTCCTCTCCTGCGGCCGAGAAGGCCCCGAGCAATCCCAATTCGCGCGAAGATGCGATGTCGCGGCTCGCCGACCGCGCCAATGCCGTCCACGAAAACCAGGAGCAGGACAGCTTCGAGGCCTCGATCCACAAGATCAAGGAGCAGGTCCTCCCCCGCCTCCTCGAACGAGTCGATCCCGAGGCGGCCGCGACGCTGACCAAGGACGAACTCTCCGAGGAATTCCGTCCGATCATCGTCGAAGTGCTGGCCGAACTGAAGATCACCTTCAACCGGCGCGAGCAGTTCGCGCTCGAGAAGGTGCTGATCGACGAACTCTTGGGCTTTGGTCCGCTGGAGGAGCTTCTCAACGACCCTGACGTGTCGGACATCATGGTCAACGGCCCCAACCAGACCTACATCGAGAAGAAGGGCAAGCTGCAGCTGGCCGGAACCAAGTTCCGCGACGAACAGCACCTCTTCCAGATCGCCCAGCGCATCGTGAACCAGGTCGGCCGCCGCGTCGACCAGACGACCCCGCTCGCCGACGCCCGCCTCAAGGATGGCAGCCGCGTCAACGTGATCGTCCCGCCGCTCAGCTTGCGCGGCACCGCGATCTCGATTCGTAAGTTCTCCGAGAAGCCGATCACCATCGACATGCTGCGCGACTTCGGCTCGATGTCGGACAAGATGGCGACCGCACTCAAGATTGCGGGGGCGTGCCGCATGAACGTGGTCATCTCGGGCGGTACCGGCTCGGGCAAGACGACCATGCTCAGCGCGCTCTCGAAGATGATCGATCCGGGCGAGCGCGTTCTGACCATCGAGGACGCGGCCGAATTGCGCCTGCAGCAGCCGCACTGGCTGCCGCTTGAAACGCGCCCTCCGAACCTGGAGGGCCAGGGCGCCATCACCATCGGCGACCTCGTCAAGAACGCCCTGCGTATGCGCCCGGACCGCATCATCCTGGGCGAAATTCGCGGCGCGGAATGTTTCGACCTTCTCGCCGCCATGAACACCGGCCACGATGGCTCGATGTGTACCCTCCACGCCAACTCCCCGCGCGAGTGTCTGGGGCGTATGGAAAACATGATCCTGATGGGCGACATCAAGATCCCCAAGGAAGCGATCAGCCGCCAGATCGCCGAATCCGTCGACATCATCGTGCAGGTCAAGCGCCTGCGCGACGGTTCGCGCCGCACCACCAACATCACCGAAGTGATCGGCATGGAAGGCGACGTCATCGTCACCCAGGAACTGTTCAAGTTCGAGTATCTGGACGAGACCGACGACGGCAAGATCGTCGGTGAGTTCCGCGCCTCGGGCCTGCGCCCCTACACGCTGGAAAAGGCGCGCCAATTCGGCTTTGACCAGGCCTATCTGGAAGCCTGCCTCTAGACCCGCGCCAACACGGCAATCGTCAGGGCCCCGCCAGCCTCGTGCCGGCGGGGCCCTGTCGTATCAGCGCCGTATCAGCGAACGATGGAGACACCGAAGCGCAGACGCGTGACCTTGCGGTCATAGTCCAGCAGGTTCTCACCGTACCCCGCAAACGCCTGCCCGAAGAGGTAGAGGTTGAGGCCGGTGTCGATGATGTTGTCCATGGGATAGGACAGCTCCCCTTCGACCGCGCCCTTGCCCGAGCCGAAGTTGAGCCGACTGGTCGTGGTGAGACGCAGGCCATCGGGCTTGCCGATCTCGGCAAAGAGGCCGGTTGAACCGCGGTAGTGGCGGATATCGGGGTTGTCCGAAAGATCACCCACGTAGAAGAACAGGCGCGGCCCGAACGACACCGTGTAATCGCCCGCCTGCACGGAGGCGACCGGCTGGATGTAGACCGTGTTGGCGCTGCGCGAGGCGTCCCCGTCGCGGCCATTGGATTCGTGGCGAAGGCCCACCTGCCCTCCGAGCGACAGCCCATCGCCCACTTCGACGGCGGGCTGAAGATAGAAGATCTCCGGCATGAAATCGATGTTGCGGAAGGGCGAGGAATCCGCCCCCAGATCCCAGAACAGGCGCTGGGTGTAGGCAAAGTGGAGACCGTTCACGAACGGTGCGCCCAGCCCGACGTCGCCCGGATCGCCGAAGAGCTGGTATTTGAAGCTGATCTGGATGCGCCCTTCGCTGTTCGTGCCCGGACCGTAGGCGGCGTAGATCGGACCATAAGCGGAAAGGTTGTCGAGAAAGGCATTGCCTCGCTCGCCCTTGGCCGAGGGCACTTCGCTGGGCGCGAGCACGATGCCGGTCTCGGCCTGCTTCGCCTCGGGGGCTACTGCGATGGCCGTTTCCTCACCCGACGGTGCCACCGCAGGGGCGGCCACGGCCAGACGCTGGGCGCGGCTGGGAACGAGATAGTGCGGCGAGGCCGCGCCCTTGTCCAGGCTCAGCGAGATCGAAGCGCTTTCGCTTGCCTGCTCGCTCGCCACGACCGCGTTGGGAAGGCGCAGCTGACACGGGCGCGTGGCGGGATTGGCAAATGCCACTTCGCCGCTTTCCGCTGCAGCGCACGTGATCGTTGCAGGAACCCGCTGCATCCCCACCGTCAGGATCGCATCGAGATTATCCGGGACGGCTGCGGGTGCACCTGCGCCGGGAAGCGCGACGACCTCGATTTCGACAATGGACGCGTCCACGGTCGGCTCCATCTGCGCAACGAGCAGGCGCGGCGCATCCGATTTCTGATCCTGGGCCCAGGCCGGAGCATGCGAAAGAGCAAGGACGAGACCGCCCAACGGCAGGACGGCGCCTGTCCGAAGCCATCCGGCCCGGCTGCGTGCAATAGTCATCTTGATCGTGTCACCCGTTAGCGCCCCTGTGAAAGGGCTTCCTCCCTGTCTTGACCTGTATCGTATCGTCGCCGGGTCAGACGCCCAGCCAATGACGACCGCCGACACCGATCAGCAGCACAGCTCCCAGAAACG is drawn from Novosphingobium decolorationis and contains these coding sequences:
- a CDS encoding F0F1 ATP synthase subunit gamma, encoding MASLKELKGRINSVKSTQKITKAKQMVAAAKLRKAQEAAEQARPYAARLAEVMGSLASKVTISENSPKLLAGTGSDQVHLLVVANSDKGLCGAFNSNIVKAAVQKARKLEAEGKTVLFYLVGRKGRAVIKREFPKQIEHMFDTTDVRNPGFDEAEKIADELVALYEKGKFDVAHLFFAKFRSALVQEPTGQQIIPVPTPEAAAATAGQDAVTEYEPEEEEILAALLPRYLKTQLFGALLENAASEQGASMTAMDNATRNAGDLIQKLTIQYNRSRQAAITTELVEIIAGAEAL
- the atpA gene encoding F0F1 ATP synthase subunit alpha; protein product: MDIRAAEISKVIKDQIANFGTEAQVSEVGKVLSVGDGIARIHGLDQCQAGEMVEFANGVQGMALNLEADNVGVVIFGSDAEIKEGDTVKRTGTIVDVPTGKGLLGRVVDALGNPIDGKGPIMYTERRRVESKAPGIIPRKSVHEPVQTGLKAIDALVPVGRGQRELIIGDRQTGKTAVAIDTFINQKGPNQSDDENKKLYCIYVAVGQKRSTVAQIVRQLEENGAMEYSIVIAATASEPAPLQYLAPYTGAAMGEFFRDNGMHAVIVYDDLSKQAVAYRQMSLLLRRPPGREAYPGDVFYLHSRLLERAAKMSDEMGAGSLTALPIIETQAGDVSAYIPTNVISITDGQIFLETGLFYQGVRPAINVGLSVSRVGGSAQTKAMKKVAGSIKLELAQYREMAAFAQFGSDLDASTQKLLNRGARLTELLKQPQFSPLPFEEQTVSIFAGTNGYLDSVAVGDVVRYEAEMLSFMRSEHAEVLAEIRESKKFEGEVKDKTVAALDKFAKTFA
- a CDS encoding phospholipase A, producing MTIARSRAGWLRTGAVLPLGGLVLALSHAPAWAQDQKSDAPRLLVAQMEPTVDASIVEIEVVALPGAGAPAAVPDNLDAILTVGMQRVPATITCAAAESGEVAFANPATRPCQLRLPNAVVASEQASESASISLSLDKGAASPHYLVPSRAQRLAVAAPAVAPSGEETAIAVAPEAKQAETGIVLAPSEVPSAKGERGNAFLDNLSAYGPIYAAYGPGTNSEGRIQISFKYQLFGDPGDVGLGAPFVNGLHFAYTQRLFWDLGADSSPFRNIDFMPEIFYLQPAVEVGDGLSLGGQVGLRHESNGRDGDASRSANTVYIQPVASVQAGDYTVSFGPRLFFYVGDLSDNPDIRHYRGSTGLFAEIGKPDGLRLTTTSRLNFGSGKGAVEGELSYPMDNIIDTGLNLYLFGQAFAGYGENLLDYDRKVTRLRFGVSIVR
- a CDS encoding CpaF family protein — its product is MTAFGRRSGIGQGTRPAFGVAKPLKGGAGAKDQQAPAPGSAPVPGNDAPSSPAAEKAPSNPNSREDAMSRLADRANAVHENQEQDSFEASIHKIKEQVLPRLLERVDPEAAATLTKDELSEEFRPIIVEVLAELKITFNRREQFALEKVLIDELLGFGPLEELLNDPDVSDIMVNGPNQTYIEKKGKLQLAGTKFRDEQHLFQIAQRIVNQVGRRVDQTTPLADARLKDGSRVNVIVPPLSLRGTAISIRKFSEKPITIDMLRDFGSMSDKMATALKIAGACRMNVVISGGTGSGKTTMLSALSKMIDPGERVLTIEDAAELRLQQPHWLPLETRPPNLEGQGAITIGDLVKNALRMRPDRIILGEIRGAECFDLLAAMNTGHDGSMCTLHANSPRECLGRMENMILMGDIKIPKEAISRQIAESVDIIVQVKRLRDGSRRTTNITEVIGMEGDVIVTQELFKFEYLDETDDGKIVGEFRASGLRPYTLEKARQFGFDQAYLEACL
- the atpD gene encoding F0F1 ATP synthase subunit beta gives rise to the protein MATAPVLNQTTAGKISQVIGAVVDVIFEGELPPILTALETENNGQKLVLEVAQHLGENTVRTIAMDGTDGLTRGQNVTSTGKQISVPVGPKTLGRIMNVVGDPIDERGPIGSDMHAAIHAEAPPFIEQSTEAAILVTGIKVIDLLAPYAKGGKIGLFGGAGVGKTVLIQELINNIAKGHGGVSVFAGVGERTREGNDLYHEFLDAGVIAKDAEGNAISDGSKVALVFGQMNEPPGARARVALSGLTMAEYFRDQEGQDVLFFVDNIFRFTQAGAEVSALLGRIPSAVGYQPTLSTDMGQLQERITSTTKGSITSVQAIYVPADDLTDPAPATSFAHLDATTTLNRAISELGIYPAVDPLDSTSRVLEPRVVGTEHYETARAVQEILQKYKSLQDIIAILGMDELSEEDKLTVARARKIQRFLSQPFHVAEVFTGISGKFVQLEDTVKSFKAVVEGEYDHLPEAAFYMVGGIEEAVAKAKKLAEDA
- a CDS encoding ATP synthase F1 subunit epsilon, with protein sequence MALHFELVTPAKLVRSEDVHMVVVPGTEGEFGVLAGHAPFMSTVADGAIKVYKTENGIPEEIVISGGFAEVGDKGLTVLAEHVEN
- a CDS encoding F0F1 ATP synthase subunit delta — encoded protein: MENSGGIKASLQGRYASALFELASENGTVTTVESDLDKTAQAIAENEDLAGLIRNPEVSRKDAAKAMNAVADILGLSPVSKNFLGVLADNRRLSALPEIIRAFSAIAAAQRGEATAEVTSAHALDDLQVEQLRQKLEAREGRNVKIKTSVDPDLLGGLVVTIGSKRIDSSIRTRLNSLAQAMKG
- a CDS encoding HNH endonuclease; this encodes MDNADKTCWLCLRELGRKVEWHHPVPKSRGGRATRPVHPICHRTLHVTFSNAELARIGENVEALRGQAEIARFLAWISNKPSDFHAPTRRKK